The following nucleotide sequence is from Streptomyces leeuwenhoekii.
GCCTTCTCGTCGCGGGCGCCGTAGACCACCCGGTCCACGCGCGACTGGACGATCGCGCCCGCGCACATCGTGCACGGCTCCAGGGTGACGACGAGGGTGCAGCCGGCCAGCCGCCACTCGCCGAGCCGGGCGGCGGCCCGCCGGAGGGCGAGGACCTCGGCGTGCGCGGTGGGATCGCCGGTGGCCTCCCGCTCGTTGTGGTCGGCGGCGAGCACGGTCGTGCCGTCCGCGGCCAGCACGACGGCGCCGACCGGGACGTCTCCACCCCGGGCCGCCCGCCCGGCCTCGTCCAGGGCCAGGCGCATCGCGGCCCGCCAGCGGTCGCGTACCGGGTCGGGCGGCGGGCCGCCGGTTCCTCCGGGTTTCTCGGTCGGTGCGGTCAGCGGACGGTCTCCAACGTCTCCGAGGCGCCCAGGGCCTCGGCGATCTCGGTGAGCGCGTCCTCGGACAGCGCGCGCAGCTCCTTCTCGCTCACGCCGAGGTCCTCCAGGATGTCGGCGTCTCCGACCGGGCCGTGCGGCACGGTGGACTCGGTGCCGGAGGGCTCGGGGCCCTCGGCGTCGTCCTCCGGCTCACCGTCCTCGGTGCCGTCGAGGTCCAGGGCGTCCAGGTCGGGGGCGCCGTCACCGGGCTCCCGGCCCAGCAGCTCGTCGGTGAGCAGGAGCTCGCCGTAGCTGCTGCGGGCAGCGGCGGCGGCCTCCGAGACGTAGATGCGAGGGTCGTCCTCGCCGTCGACGCGGACGACGCCGAACCAGGCGCCCTCCTGCTCGATGAGCACCAGCACCGTGTCCTCGTCGGGAGAGGCTTCCCGGGCCAGGTCGGCCAGATCCGACAGGGTCTCCACATCGTCGAGCTCTGTGTCGCTCGCTTCCCACCCGTCTTCGGTGCGCGCGAGCAGTGCGGCGAAGTACACCGTGACTCTCCCACTGGTCATAGGCGTGCCGGTTGGGGGTCCCCCCGGCGGAGGTTGCGGGCGGGGGAACGGGCTCCGAGCCCCACCCACTCGGAATCGTGGCAGAAACAAGACGTTCAGGGGACGTCTTCGGCTCCCTGTGTCCGGCCGTTTTGATCGCGAGTCCGAGGACGGTCCGGGTACGTCTGGACGAGCCCCTCCCCGAGGGACTCACCAGCGCACTCGGCGCCGCCACTTGCGGATCGTACGCGGAGTTGCGCGGTCACCGCGCACCGCGTGCGGACCGGCGCCCGCGCGCCGCGCGATGTTCCCCGTCCGGCCGTCTACCAGCGGAAGGTGCGCATGCGCATCGCGCGGCGCAGCCGGGCGACCTTGGCGCGGCGCGGCTGGACGCGGGCGCGCAGCGCCCGGGCCTCGGCCAGCTCGCGCAGGAACTGGGCCCGGCGCCGCCGCCGTTCG
It contains:
- the tadA gene encoding tRNA adenosine(34) deaminase TadA; protein product: MRLALDEAGRAARGGDVPVGAVVLAADGTTVLAADHNEREATGDPTAHAEVLALRRAAARLGEWRLAGCTLVVTLEPCTMCAGAIVQSRVDRVVYGARDEKAGAAGSLWDVVRDRRLNHRPEVIEGVLAGECAALLTDFFRAR